The genomic interval GGTCTGGGCGTTGAGGCGGCTTTGTTCTTTATCACCGGATTTTTTCCGCCAGAACCAGAATTGGCCTGGGAAAAAGTATATCCTGAATTGAGAGATGATTTTAAAGGCGAATTGCCTGTAGCTACTGCAAGACCAGTTGCTGCGGCAGGAGTTTCTTCTACAGCAGCTTTAGATAAAATGATGGGCGATGCTAAAATCGGTCCTGAATTAATCGAAAGCCTGGGTAACGGATTACGTAACTTCGGGGACAAAGTAGCGACTATCTCAACAGTGGCTGATGCAGCGGTAGCAACCAATGATTTTACAGGAAAGGTAAAACAAGCTTCTGCTGGTTTTGATCAGCTGAATGGTGCATTCAGTAAAGCGACTTCTCAACTTGTAGAACTGGGCGAAAGTGGTAATGCTTCAAAATCTTACCATGAGCAGGTTAATAACCTGTCTAAAAATCTATCTGCCTTAAATGCGGTTTATGAATTAGAGTTACAGGATTCAACTACCCACCTTAAATCAATGAATAAATTCTATCAGAACCTTTCTGCGACGATGAATAATTTCAATGAATCGATGGATGATTCGAAACAATTTAAGGAAGAAGTAGGTAAACTGGCTAAAAATCTTTCTTCGCTGAATGCTATTTATGGCAATATGTTAACAGCGATGAACCAGCCACGTCCATAATCAGGTAATCAATTTATTTTAATCACCACAGAGAACCATAACTAATGGCCGGAGGAAAAGAAACAACGAGGCAGAAGATGATCAATATCATGTATTTGGTATTGTTAGCTATGCTTGCGCTAAACGTATCTGATACTATACTGAATGCCTTTAAGAATATCAATGATAGTTTGGATTCGTCACGGACGAATGTAAGCACAAGCATTGATCAGTTGTTCACTGCATTTCAGAATACTAAACTTAAAGAGGAGCCTGGAAGGGCACAGCCGATTTGGGATAAAGCCAATCAGGCAAAAAAATATGCGGATGACCTGAATGGTTATATTCAGCAATTGAAACAACAATTTAATACTGCCGGTGGCGGTATCGATCCTGAAACTGGTGACCTGAAAGAAAGAGGAAATCAGGATATCGCTCAGGGTATCATGATCAATGCTAAAGAAGGCGAGAAGCTGAAAGCAAAGATTAATGAAACACGCGAAAAATTAATTGCACTTTTAGAGGCTGAAGACCGTAAACATGTTTCCTTTTCTTTGGAAGCGAAGGATGCAGAAAAAAGCATAGAGGGTAAAAAGAAGTGGGAAGATATTAACTTCGGAGAAGGTACGCCATTAACTGCTGCAAATACAGTATTGACTAAAATTCAGTCGGATACAAGAAATGCAGAGGCTGAAATTGTTAAGAAATTGTTCGGAAACATGGATAAGTCGCTGGTTAATCTTGATCAGTTTGCAGCTGTAGCGGTTGCGCCGACTTCTTACGTAATTCAGGGACAACCTTACAGTGCACAAGTATTTTTAACAGCAAGTGATTCTAAATCAAGTCCTGAAATAAGTGTTGGCGGTGGAAAATTAGCTATTAAAGACGGTAAAGGAACTTATACAGGAGGAACTGGTTCTGTAGGGGTGTTTAAATGGGTTGGAACAATCCGTGTAAAACAAACTGACGGACAGATTAAAGAATACAGAACTCCGGAACAGACTTACCAGGTTGCTAAGCCATCAGCTACGGTTTCACCTGATAAGATGAATGTAATTTATGCCGGTATTCCGAATCCGTTCTCTGTTTCGGCAGCAGGTTTTCCTTTGGAAAGTGTGAAAGCAAGTATTTCAGGCGGCTCAATGAGCGGTTCAAATGGTAAATATTCAGTGAGCGTAGGTGGTGATCAGATCGGTAAAACAGTAAACATTAATGTGACTGCGAATAATGCTGGTAAAACTGTCAACTTAGGCTCACAACAGTTCAGAGTAAAAGCATTACCAACACCAAAAGCCTTTATTAAAGGTAAATCTGGTGGAAATGTTGAGCTGGAATGGTTGGCAAGATCTGGTGCAATTGAGACCCAGCTGGATGATTTTGTGTTTGACATTAAATATAAAGTAATCAGGTTTAACGCTACCTTTATTAATCCAAGATCGGATGCCGTGAATATCCCTAACAGTGGTGGTTCATTTAGCGGTCAGATCAAAGGTGCTTTGAATTCGATTAAACCAGGGGCGACGGTAATCTTTAAAGATATTATCGCTGAAGGACCTGACGGCAGACAAAAGAATTTAGATGGTATCACATTTACAGCTAAATAGAATCAAGATGAAACAATTTCTATATCTGATTATCCTGTTATTCGTGGGAACTGAGACGTTCGCTCAGAGCAAACCTGTAAAACCAGTCGTTAGTCAGCGTCCGAAGGTAAAGCCAGCAAAATCAACTCCTGCGGAAGTTATGCCTGCTACGGATGCGGTTGCAGTGCCTGCTGCAGATGTAGTTAAACCTGTACCTGAAACGGTAACTCCAATCAATACTCCTGCAGTTAGTACACCTGCTATAAATTCACCATCGGTTAATGCACCAGTAGTAGCTACATCAACTGCGGCAGCCACTACACCTTTGCTTAAAAAATCGAAGATCAAGACTCCTCCAAAAGATGGTTTCTTTGCGAGAAAAGATGTAGACAGCAGCGTAATGGTTCCTTATGCAGATGTAAGAGAAGAAGATGTATTTTATTCTAAACGTATCTGGAGAGAACTGGATTTACGGGATACGATCAATTCAGTATTAAATACAGAAAACTCTAAACTGATCGAAATTATACTGGAAGCCATTGGAAATGAAGAGCTAACTGCTTATTCACCTAAAGATACTACTGCTGGAAAAGTCCTGGAAGACAATGACGCTTTCAAGATTGCTTTGACTTCGGCCGAAGCATTGAGAAATGCAAGAGGAACTTCTGAAGGAGAAGCTGATGAAAAAGGTAAAATAGGAGACCCGGTATTGAAACGCTTAAGAGCGGATGAATTTTTAAAATACAGAATTAAAGAAGACTGGATCCTGGATGTTAAAAGATCAATCTTTGAACCGCGTATTGTTGGTCTTGCACCCATGAAAATGGTAGAAGGTAACTGGCAACCCGTATTCTGGATCTATTACGATGAAGCCCGGACCATATTGAGCAAGAAAAAATTACAGGATCCATCGAATGATGCATCGGTGTTAACTTTCGATGATTTTTTTGTCAGACGCCTGTTCTCGAGTAATATCGTGAAAGAAACAAATCCATCTAATAAAACAATTGTGGAGATGCTAAATCAGACCGATCCTAAAGATCCAAGAAAGTTATACGAATCTGAAAGGATTAAAAAGGGAATGGCCGACTACGAACAAAGTTTGTGGGAATACTAAAGTCCTGAACAGTATAAAAACATAAAAAGTGCCGCTATCATTAGATAGCGGCACTTTTTATGTTTTTATACACTTTGTACTGAAAAGATCAGCCTGTTTAAGTAGTCTTCGGAGCAAAATGAGTCAGTAAAGTTTTAACCTGTGCTTTGTTCAGTACAGTTTCCAATTCGGCCGCTGTAGCCTCCCGTATCTTTTTAACCGATTTAAAATGACGTAAAAGCTTATCGGCAGTTGTCTTGCCAATACCCGGAATATCTTCCAGTTCGGTCTTTAAAGTACCCTGATCTCTTTTCTTTCTGTGAAAGGTGATCCCAAAACGGTGGGCCTCATCACGAAGCTGCTGGATAACTTTTAACGTCTCCGATTTCTTGTCCAGATGCAGCGGGTAACTATCTCCCGGATAATATAACTCTTCCAGCCTTTTGGCAATACCGATGACTGTGACTTTATGTTCTATCCCTAATTTTTTTAAACTGCTTACTGCCGACGATAGCTGGCCTTTACCACCGTCAATGATGATGAGCTGAGGTAATGACTCCTCTTCTTCTAACATGCGCTTATATCGCCTGTAAACTGCTTCTTCCATGGTCGCAAAATCATTCGGGCCTTCTACTGTTTTTACATTGAAGTGCCGGTAATCTTTTTTAGAAGGTTTGGCATCTTTAAAGACAACAATTGCTGAAACAGGATAAGCTCCCTGGAAGTTCGAGTTATCGAAACATTCAATATGAACAGGCAGCTGTGTCAGCATCAGGTCTTTCTGCATTTGTGTTAAAATACGTTCAGACCGTAAATCAGGATTTAGTTTCTCATACTGGTTCAGCTTTTCACGTCTGAAAAACAATACATTTTTATGGGAAAGTTCCAGCAGGTTTTTCTTTTCACCCAGCTTGGGAACAGTAAACTTTAAATTTTCATCCTTTAGTTTAATATCGAAAGGAACGATAATCTCTCTGGAAGTACTGCTGAACTTCGTCCTGAATTCAGTAATGGCCAGGGTAAGCAGTTCTTCATCAGATTCGTCCAGACGTTTTTTGATCTCTATGGTCTGCGTCTGAATGATACTTCCATTCATGATCTTTAAGTAATTGACAAAAGCATAACGCTCATCAGAAGCAATACTCACCACATCTACATTGGTAATAGAGCTGTTGACTACAGTTGATTTACTTTGATACTTTTCCAGGACCAGTAATTTTTTCTGATACTGATGGGCATATTCAAAATTCAGTTCATCAACTGCTTTTTTGATTACCTGTTTAACATCTTTGATTACATTACCGATTTTTCCATTCAGAATATCTTTGATCTCTGTTATACTCTGATCATAATCTTCATCCGACTGATAAGCCTGACAAGGCCCCTTACAATTGCCAATCTGATATTCCAGACAGACTTTGAATTTCCCGGCATGGATGTTTTCGTCTGTGAGCGGGAGGTTACAGGTACGTAAAGGATAAGTCTCTTTGATCAGGTCGAGGATGGTATGCATCATCCCTACAGAGGCATAAGGGCCAAAATAGGTGGATCCGTCTTTGATCATTTTCCGTGTCCAGTACAGACGCGGAAAAGGTTCTTTTTTGATAATAATCCATGGATAGGTCTTATCATCTTTCAGCATGATATTATACCTTGGCTGATGTTTTTTTATCAGGCTGTTTTCCAGCAGCCAGGCATCGATCTCGGTATCAACAATCGTAAAAGTAATCTTGCGGATCTTGGAAACCAATACCCGTGTTTTACCATTCATCTGGTTGTCCTGATTGAAATAAGAGCCGACACGGTTTCTTAAATCTTTGGCTTTGCCGATATAAATGAGCGTATCTTCCTGATCCCAGTATTGATAAACACCGGGTTTATGCGGAATATCGGCTAATGCCTTTTTGTAATCAAAAATGCTCATTTAAAAACCCAGCTTCTTGTCCAGTTCTGTAGTATCCGTTTGTTGCTGTTGATATTGGTTACAATCGTAAGTGATGGATACGCCGCTTTTAGGTACTTCAAAGTCGGCTTTACTCACCTTTAATTTAGGGTTGGCATATACTTTCTTAAAGAAACCACCAAAAACAGGCATGGCTGTTTTCGATCCCTCACCTTCTCTGGTATTGATAAAGTGAAATGCACGGTCTTCACAACCTGTCCAAACCCCGGCAACCAGATCAGGAGTAATCCCTACGAACCATCCATCAGAGTTATTCTGTGTTGTTCCGGTTTTACCACCAATAGGATTTTTCAGTCCGTATTTACCAATCAGACCATAACCATAACCATTTTTCACTACACCTTCCAGCATACGTGTCATCACATAAGCAACGTCTTCGTTCATTGCAGGATGTTTTTGTGGTGTTTGAGAAAACAGTACTACTCCGTTTTTATCTTCTATTCTTAAAATATAAGTGGGTTGCGTCCACACACCTTTATTCGCAAATACACTATAAGCACCTACCATATCAAATACAGAGGCATCAAATGAACCTAGTGCAATAGATGGATAAGCAGGTACATCTGACGTGATTCCCATTCTTTTAGCCAGGGTAGCGACCGCAGTAGGGCCTACTTGTTTCATCAGGTAAGCGGCAATATAATTCTGAGAAAAAGCAAGTGCTTTCTGCAAGGTGATATAACCTGGTAAGGTACCACCTGATTTTGGCGTCCATGGCGCACTCCCCGGAACTTCAATCGTTACTGGCTCATTCAAGACCTGATAACAGGGTGAATAACCGTTTTCTATAGCTACAGAATAAGTGAAAGGTTTGGCTGTTGAACCTACTTGTCTGGTTCCCATTTTTACCTGATCGTATTTGAAATGCTCGTAATTGATACCACCAACCCATGCTTTAACATATCCTGTTTTCGGATCCATAGCCATCATGGCATTTCTTAACAGCAGTTTATAATATTTTACAGAATCCACCGGCTTCATCAGGGTATCCAGATTTCCTTTCCAGGTGAAAATGCTCATTTCGGCCGGGGTATTGAAGTCTGCTTTAATTTCTGACTCAGATTTTCCTTCCAGCTGTAAAGCTTTGTAACGGTCAGATCTTTTAATCCCCTGCTCAATCTGCATTTCTTTATCCTTGAAAGGGTTTCTGCCTTTCCAGCCCTTTGTAAATTGTGCCTGCAAAACTTTCATCGCATCTCTTTGCGCTTCTTCGGCATAAACCTGCATATCGTAATTGATGGTCGTGATAATTTTCAGTCCGTCCCTGTCCAGATCATACGGAGTACCATCTGCTTTTAAGATAGAGCGTTCCTGAAATATTTTCTTAATATCATTTTTCAATACTGCTCTGAAATACGGAGCAATTCCGTCATTTACAGTTGCTGCACTGAATTTAAGGGCTAAAGGTTTTGTTTTTTCTTCGTCAAACTGCTGTTGGGTCAGCAGGTCTTCTTTAACCATATTTGACATTACTGTATTTCGTCTGGCTAATGATCTTTCCGGGTTACGGGTAGGAGAATAGCGGGTAATTCCTTTTTGCAGTCCGACCAATGTAGCTGCTTGCGCTACCGTGAGCTTGTCTGGTGTTGTATTGAAATAAACTCTCGCCGCAGATTTAATTCCATAAGCCTGGTTACCAAAATCTACAGTATTCAGGTACATGGTAATAATCTCTTCTTTAGTAAAGTTACGTTCCAGTTTTACCGCAACAATCCATTCCTGGAATTTCTGCATTAAACGTTTGAAGAAGTTCTTTTGACGGCCTTCTTCCGAGAAAAGGTTAAGGGCTAATTGTTGTGTAATTGTACTTGCGCCTTGTTTTTTACCTATTAAATTGTAAAATATAATCGTAAATGTACGCTTGAAGTCAATGCCTGAGTGTTCTTTGAACCTGGTATCTTCTGTAGAGATCAGTGCATTGATTACATGCTGAGAAATTTCAGGGTAAGTTACATTAGAGCGGTTCTGTACAAAATAGGTACCTAATACTCTTTTGTCCTCAGTTAATATTTCAGTAGCCTGATTACTTTTAGGGTGTTCAATATCTCTGAAAGAAGGCAGCGTTCCAAATAGCCCAAAACCGATTGCAACAATAAAGATTGCAAACAGGATCATCGCACCTATCAGTAACTTCCAGAGCGTAATGTTATAGCTTTTTATCTCTGCCGCCGAAATATTTTTGGTCATTTTTAGTAATTGTTTTTGTAGAAATCTAAATATTTAGTTACCAGCTCCTTGCTCCGGAGCTTTTCGAAGTTCTCCTTACTGATGATGAAACTGCTGTACATGCCAGCAGGGACTTTCATGATCTGTTTTAATTGAGGAGTTATTCCGTCAGCGTAACTTTTTGCTTCTGCAAAACTAAGAAAGTTCCCAACATATATCAGTTGGTCATTGTCAAATTCTGTTAATTGATGTTTCAAACCTGCTCCCGGGAAGCTGCCACGGTTAAATTGACCGATTCCAAATCGTGAAGAGCTTAAAGTCAGACTGGCATCTGCCACATCAACCACAAAATAGTAGACTTTCGATATTGCTGTACTGAATGTTTTGTCTTTAATAACCGCAGCTACAACAGGCACAGGCTGGATAACTGGTGGAACATCGGTTTTAACAACAGGGGTCTCAGTGGTAACAGGAGTTGTTACAGCAACCTGTGGTTGGGTAACCGGAACATCTTTAGTGGTTACTGGTGGAACAACCGGAATCTGTTTCGTAACGGCTGAAGTTTCTTTCACCACAGCTGGCACAACAACAGGTGGTTTAGCAGCCGCATTAGCGTTTTCTTTTACAGGTTGTGCAATTGGCTGAAGATCAGTCTGCGTAACCTGTTGAGCTGTTTTTTCGGCTACGGTAGTAAAGAAACGAGGTTCAGCCGGATCAAAGTCTGGTAAAGCAACTCTTCTGTTACGGAACTCGCCCTGATGGGCAGCGATATAAGTAAGGTGCTCTTTAACCAGCGGGACGATTAATTTATCATTGGGATAAGCATTCGTAATGGCTTTAAAGGCTGCTGTCAAACTATCAATCTGCTGCGTTCTTCCAATGGCTATCGCTCTCAGGTAACTTAACTGAGGATTGATTGAACCGGCCGGATATTGCTGAATCGTAGTATTTATCTCAGTAATCACCGATGGAAATGCTTTTCCTTCGTACAATTCAAATACCTGGTTGTATCTTTTAATTCCTGCGGCTTCCAGATCAGACTGTTTCATAGAATAATCCGGGTCAAGGATAGTTTTTGCATAAACACTTCCTGGAAACTTGTCCAGTACCAATGCTTTATACCTGGCAGCATTCGCAGGATCCGTTTTTTGATAACACAGGTATAAACTATAATAAACAGAACCCAGGTGACTGTTATCAGGAAATCTGCTTAATATCAATTGATATATCCGGATAGCCTCAGGCTGATCATCCAGCTCCTGCTGATAGAAGCTCGCGATTTCATAATACGCGTCAATGATTTTTTCATTCGAGACTTTCACCGCTTCAGTAGTCAGGGGAACGGCAGCCATGTATTTTTTACCTGTCGTATCTTTATCGGCAATCGTTTTCTCCATCCCGATTTTGTCTGCCGGATAGCCATCATTCTCTATTTTAGCAATACTTTCGGAAGTGGCTTGTGAAGATGATTTAATACTCTGTCTCCAGTTATCTTCTTGTTTTCTGTTGCCCCATTTAGTCAGAAAATCTGTATAACCTCTGCTTAAAGCTGCCGGGTTACTGAAGTAAAAGGAACTTGTTGCAGGTGCACCCGTATTGTTACGCCGTGTTGCATCCGGAAAAAGATTATTTCTGAAAGTTCCGTTATTTGTAGCCGCAGCTACTACTTTAAGTTGCGTTAGTTTTTTGATCCTGGCAATACGCTCCGTCTCAGGAAGCCTGGCGAGCATTTGCAAAGTGTCCTGGTAAGCAATAACATCGTATCTGCCGGTTATATATTCCAGGTTCTGGCTCTTTTTTACGATTTGTGCATATCCGGGATAGTTTTTAGGCAATACGGTTACCGTACTATCATAATAGGCTTTTGCTTTCAGAAAATCTTTGTGTTTATTGAAATTCAGATCAGCCATCCTCAAATAAGATAACCCTTTCTGATAATTGTTCCTGGTACTGTTCCGGATAGATAACTTATAAAACTTTTCTGCTTCAGTGATATTATTTTCTTCGGCATAGTCTTCTGCAATCTGATAATAAATCTGATCATGATAGTCCAGGTTCTTATCATCTTTGAGTAAAGTCAGCAATTCTTTCTTCCGGTTCAGGTGTTCTCCGTTAAGGATACCCGTAACTTTGATCCTGTTCAGATTCGCATTGAAGTATAACTCAAATCCAGCGTTACTTTTTTGTACTTTAGTGTAAAGCGCTAAAGCTTCTTTGTACTTTTTTTGACGTTCATACAACTGCGCAAGGATATAAGTCCAGCGGATGCGGTTACGGTGCAGCTGACTTTCTTTGACTGCTTTTTCCAGAATCGGGATCGCATCATTGTATCTGTTCTGATGAATATAAGATTGTGCAATGGTTGCGTAAGGCTCAGCTCTTTTCTTCTTCACCAGTTCCAGGTTATCATAAACGGTGTCAAGAATAATTGCGGCATCTTCCATATTATTGAGCTGCATTAAACTTCTCGCTTTCCAGTTTTGTGCCGTAATCAGCACATTCATATCTTTAGTATAGGTTTTGGCGGTATAATCGAAGTATTCTTCAGCAACGAAATAATTGGTTTTAAGATAATAGGCTTTACCCAAAAGCAGGTAAGCATTGTCTATATAATTACTGAAAGCTTTATCAGCAATAATGGCTCTTGATTTTTTGATGATGGCATCCAGCGCTCTGTCATTGGCTGGTGCATGAAGGACGCTTTCTGAACTGAATTTTTCGGGGTCAGTATAGACCGGTAAAACGTCACTGTAGTTGTCTATGTAGTTGTTATACGATTCTTCTTCGTAATTATTGAGCATAACATTCGCGTTATAAATATAGTTATAACGTGCAGTTAAATTTTGCATAGCCCTGCTTGTTGCCGTATCTTTAGGCGTACTACAAGCCACTAATAAAGAGCTTCCCAGGTAAAATAATAACAATTTCAAACTGGAGCGTCGGAGATTCTTCAAGTAAGTAGTTTGAGTCAACATTTAAAATAGACTAGAATGTATGCAAAAATATTTTATTCATCAATTATTTCTTTGCAAATTATTCATTTTTTATAACAGCCCGTTTAAGAAGCTGTTATAAATTTATTACCTCTATCTCTTTTTATAGCCGCTAAATACATTAACCTCATGAATGACGAGCCAAAAGAAAAAAAATCAGCAAATTTTGTAAAGTATACCGGGATGGGTTTCCAGATGCTGGCCACCATCGGCGTATTTGCTTTTGCAGGTTACAAAATTGACCAGTATAGAAATAATGCTCAAATGATTTATACAGCGCTGCTCGGCCTTTTAGGGGTGATCATTTCCTTATATCAGGTTATCAGACAACTGAATCGTAAGGACTAAAATCCATATTGTCTGTAAATTGCAGAAACTGTTTAAATGAACTAATAAATAATTTTATTATCTGAATTCAAACAGATTCTCATACTTTTGTCAAAAATTAAGTATTTTGAGTGTTTTAAAGTTTACGTTGTACTATCTGATTTATTCGCTGCTGCTTGTCGGGGTCGCTTTTGCCTTGCCTGTATTATTTCCAACTGTTACGTTACTCGCTAAGAAGTTCTGGTTGCTGTTTGGTTTTATAGGCGGACTCACGTATATCGCTTATGTGATGGCTTATCTGGGGATAAAAATGGATCCGGAGACAGGTATTATGGCGATTATGGGTTCAATTGTTTTGAAAATGATATTTTCTATGGCTTTTGTACTGATTTACAGCCTGAATACTAAAGAAAAGGGGTTGGTTTTCGCCCTCAACTTTTTTTCTTTATATTTATTGTTCAGCTTCTTTGAAATATACTCGCTGTTATGTAACTTGCGCCACCAAAATAATAAGTAAAAATCTGCCAGTAAATGGATTGTAGCCACGTTTTTGATTTTAAAGTTAATAGGTTAACCCTTGTTTTTACGCTTTTTTTAGCGTTATTCTTTGTAACACCCCTGTTATATGCACAGGAAGACACATCGAAAGCAACCGTAACCGCTCACGCCGAACCAGAGGCTGAGAAGAAGTTCAATTTAGGTAAGTTCGCCTTACACCACATTGCGGATTCGCATAGCTGGCATGTAATTGGAGATACTTTTATTGGCCTGCCTGTCATTTTGTATACACAAGGTGGATTGGTGATGTTTAATTCTAATGAGTTTCATGGAGATGATGAAGCGAAATTAGTAATCGAACGTGCCGGCCAGCGTTTTGTGAAATTGCACGAAAAGATTTACTATGCTTCTGAAACTGCAAACGCAGAAGGAGAATATGTAGAACTCGGTGCTGATCACCATGCAAAAAATGCACGGCCTCTTGATTTCTCAATCACTAAGAACGTATGTACTTTAATACTTTCGGTAGTTGTTATGCTTTTAGTATTTCTTAATGTAGCCAGCGGTTACAAAAAGAGAGCAGGTAAATCTCCAAAAGGATTACAGTCCTGGGTTGAGCCACTTATCCTGTTTGTACGTGACGATATCGCAAGACCAAACTTAGGACATAAGTATGAGCGTTTTATGCCATACCTGCTAACTGTGTTTTTCTTCATCTGGATCAACAACATGCTGGGGCTGGTTCCATTCCTTCCCGGAGGAGCCAACTTAACAGGAAATATTGCGGTTACTGCGGTATTGTCAGTAATCACTTTAATCATTGTGGTAACCAACGGTAATAAATATTA from Pedobacter sp. WC2423 carries:
- the atpB gene encoding F0F1 ATP synthase subunit A, with product MDCSHVFDFKVNRLTLVFTLFLALFFVTPLLYAQEDTSKATVTAHAEPEAEKKFNLGKFALHHIADSHSWHVIGDTFIGLPVILYTQGGLVMFNSNEFHGDDEAKLVIERAGQRFVKLHEKIYYASETANAEGEYVELGADHHAKNARPLDFSITKNVCTLILSVVVMLLVFLNVASGYKKRAGKSPKGLQSWVEPLILFVRDDIARPNLGHKYERFMPYLLTVFFFIWINNMLGLVPFLPGGANLTGNIAVTAVLSVITLIIVVTNGNKYYWKHIFTPDVPWWLYIVLVPVEIIGVFTKPIALAIRLFANITAGHILMLSLIGLIFVFNSVYVSLVSVPFALFIGAIELLVAFIQAFIFTMLSALFIGMAIEEHH
- a CDS encoding AtpZ/AtpI family protein; its protein translation is MNDEPKEKKSANFVKYTGMGFQMLATIGVFAFAGYKIDQYRNNAQMIYTALLGLLGVIISLYQVIRQLNRKD